The DNA region ATTTCGATCGAGAACTCTCCCTAAACTCTTTAACTCATTGAGCGCCGTTTCAAGAGTGATAGGCTCACCATAGACATCATAAAAACTTTTAAGCTTATAAAGAGCACTCTCAAGTCCATAGACGTGAAAGTCAAAACTATCGGCCACGAGGTCTTTAGCGTCATCGGAAATGACCATATCAAGTCTCTCACACTTATCTTCAACAATTTGACGCGAGAGCTTTCTATCGAGACGATCAATTTTGTGAATAAGTGTACTAGAGAGTCTGGCCTTTAATTTATCGCAAACATTAGAAATATGTTTTGGAAGATGATTTGCACAAATAATAACTTTGATTTCACCCATCTTTGCATAATCAATTAAACGACATAGCATACTTTGCTGCTTCTCGCCTAAAGTAATTTCATCAAAGTCATCAATAAGAAGAACATCATAACTCAAAAGCTCATTGATAGACTTGAAATGGTCTAGAATTAAATCAATTGAAGAAATATAAAATGACTTACCCTGCTGCATTAATTCATTTCCAGCAGCATGAAGAAGGTGTGACTTACCAAGGCCACTCATGGCCATGATATAGACCACACCATATTCGCATTTGCCTTCAGTTAAAAACTGTCTAACAGCATGACAAGCAAGCCTATTAGATTCCCCCAGACAAAAGCTATTGAAAGTTTTTGAATGATCAACAAGACCACAGAAGCGATCCATTTGCGCGGACGGATTCACCTTAGAAGTGCGAGGGTACTTCTTACGTACAACCTTGCGCTTCTTCTCTCCAACAATTGTTGGTACGACTGTCTCTGATATATAACTCAAAAGATCAAGCTGAACCATTTCGGTTTTCACTTGTTTGACATCAGATTTCCTTATCCCTACGGCTTTTGTTTTTCCCATAATCCATTACAGTTGCTCATGATTTAGAGACCTACGATACTAAGGAAAAAAAAAGAAAGGTCAATTCATTTTTACAGAAAAATGACCATTAAATATTTAAAAGAACAGTGATAAAATAAGATTATGAGCAAAAAGAACTTTACAAATATTGTCATTCTAACAGGGGCAGGAATTTCTGCTGAATCAGGAATAAAAACTTTTCGCGACCAAAACGGTCTTTGGGAAAATCATGACATCTTGGATGTTGCAACACCCCAGGGCTTTGAGCGCGATCCAGAACTTGTACACCGCTTTTACAATCTAAGAAGAGCACAATTACTAAGTGATGAGGTTAAGCCAAATCAAGCGCACTTCGCACTTGCTCGTTTAGAAAAAGAATTCAATGGCCAAGTAGTCATTGTAACCCAAAATGTAGACAACCTTCATGAGAAGGCCGGCAGTAAAAATGTTCTTCACATGCACGGCGAGCTTTTGAAAATGCGCTGCTCAAAATCAAAACAATCCTTTTCAATTAGTAAAGATATTACCAGTGCAAGAGCATGCCCATGTTGTTTAGAAGAAGGAAATTTAAGGCCGCATATCGTTTGGTTTGGCGAGAGACCTTTCCATATGAATGAAATTCAACAGGCACTTAGCACATGCGATCTCTTTCTTTCTATTGGAACTTCTGGTCAAGTTTATCCAGCGGCCATGTTTGTTGATTTAGCAAAAGAAAGCCTAGCTCATACAGTTGAATTTAATACGAACTCAACTGATGTCAGTGATAAATTTGATGAACATAGATTGGGAAAGGCCGGCGTAGAAGTTGAAAAATTTGTTGATGAGCTTCTTAGCTAAATTCGCCCCCAAAAATAACCAAGCCTAAAGGCAAAGGTATATTGTTCGAATTGCTCTCGGTAATACCTCGGGCCTATCAGCACGTAAAATCTTCTCGATAAAAAACCAATCCAAGCAAAGTCAATCTTACGAACTTCAGTAGTTCTAATTGTATCGAGAACTCCTGGCGAAGTCATTTTCTTAGCGGCACCACCAAAACCACCAGTTAAGACAAAAGCTCCAATAGGAGTATGAGTTGAAAGCTTTAAATTACCAAGTACAGAAAGCCTTCGAAGCTTTATATCAGGATACCTTGTACCATCTTCTCTAGTGGAAAGTGTTGAAAAAGTATGCCTATCAAGATGAATTGAAGGACTAAGTTTCAAATTCATTCCCCATCTTCCATGTTGCTTTGGGTGCTGAATATTTCGAACAGAAATAGAAACATCAGATAAACGGGCCTTATTTTCATACAGGACATCATCGATTTCAGCACGCGAAACCGTATACTTCACATTCACTGACCCACTATTTAGCAGAGAACAAGAAGAAAACATAAAGACAAAGAAAATTATGGTAATATTTGTTAAGCCCATCTCTATTAAGATTATAGAATAGAGAGGCCACTTAACTCAAACTGAAATAATATCCTCATCAAGGCTAAATAATGAGAATCATCACGATATTAATATTTTCACTCTTTTTTATGACTTCAGCACTTGGAAAAACAAGTAAACTCACTGAAGAACAGAAAATTCAAAAACTCATAAGCGCAATATCAAAGGCAAAAGCGAGCTTTGAGAGAAATGGATCAATTCACTCAGCTAAAGAAGCCGGGGATCATGTGAGCTTTAAATACAAAACCGCTACTAGCCCACTCTTTTTCTTTCGCTCTGACGAAGAAATAACGGCTAAAAATTTCATTGATAAAATTGCTTCAAAATCGTCATCAACTGGAGAGGAATATTATATTATTCACGAAGAGTCGAAAAAAAGAGAGAAGCTTGGAACGTGGCTCTTTAGAAAACTAAAAGAGATTAATTCATCTCAATCAGCTCCATAAAAAGGTCACCATATTTTTTAAGTTTTGATTTTCCAACCCCATTAATTGAAAGAAATTCTTGCGGGCTCGAAGGTCTACTTTGGGCCATTTCATAAAGGGCCGTGTCGTGGAAAACCTTATAAGCAGCAATTCTTTTTCGATCAGCAATTTTCTTTCTTAAATCGCGAAGCTTCTCAAAAAGGGCCTGATCCGTAACATTATTTTTTATTAAGGCCTTCTTTCTCTTTGTCTTTGCTCTACCCATGGCAGATTTTGAGGATGATGCTCTGGTCTCTTTCACCTTAACAAAAGGAGATCTTGAAAAATAGATTTTCTTTTCATCACGAAGAATGGCCAGAGCGTTTTGTCTAATTTTTAATTGAAAGTGAGAATCGGCATCAAGCTTTATAAGACCACTTGATCGCATTTGCCTTAAAATAAATCGCCATGATTTATAAAGATCTTTATCCGTTGAATCTTGGTTTAACCTTTGTAGAACTCTTCTTATAACCTCATTGCTTGTGATCAATTGGTTTGCTTCATAAATCTCGCTAAGGGCCATGATTGTCAGCTCTGTTCCATCAAAAAGATCTTCTTTATCTAGTGAGCCAAGACAGCGATCACAATTTCCGCAATACTCATCACTAACCTCATCAAAATGATCGAGAACAACTTGTCTTCGACAACTCATCGTCTCACAAAGTGAGAGCATCGTTTCAACCTGCTCTTTTAGGTGCTCAGCATACTCAATTCCATGATCATTATTTCTCATCATATTGATAAGCTTAGTCGCATCGGACTCACTATAGAGTAATAACGAAGTACTTTCGAGAGAGTCTCTACCGGCCCTACCAATTTCTTGATAATAAGATTCGATACTTTTTGGCATATCTAAATGACAAACAAAGCGTACATCAGGTCGATCAATACCCATACCAAAAGCAATTGTAGCGACCATAATGACCCCTTCATCTAAACTGAAGGCCTCTTGATATTTTGCTCTTATTTTTTGCGACATACCTGCATGGTAGGGATAAGCATTGATTCCTTGCTCACAAAGATAGGCTGCGACTTCCTCAACTTTACGTCGAGAGAGACAATAAATAATTCCTGTATCATACTCATCAAACTGATCGAGAAAGTCCATCAACTGATCTTTCCACGCTTTTCTTTTTTCAATAAGCATTTGGATATTTGGTCGATCAAAAGATGTAAAATATACTTTCGCACTACCCATACCAAGCTCTTCAACAATATCTCGCTGAGTGAGTTTATCGGCCGTAGCCGTTAAGGCCATCATGGGTACATCGGGAAAATGCTTTTTTAAAAGCTGTAGTTTTAAATAATCGGGCCTAAAATCATGACCCCACTTTGAAACGCAATGGGCCTCATCAATGGCAATAAGAGAAAGAGGATGTCTCTTTAAAAGATCTATTGTTCGACTATTCTGAAGCCGCTCAGGTGATAAGTAGAGAAAGTCTAACTCTCCCTGAACAAACTCTCTTTCGACTTCTAAGACTTCACGATAAGTGAGTGTTGAGTTTAAAAATCTCGCTTTAAGACCCATTTCACACAGGGCCTCGACTTGATCTTGCATAAGAGAGATCAGAGGTGAAACAACGAGACCAACGCCTTTTCTAACAAGTGAAGGAACTTGAAAGCAAAGCGATTTCCCCCCTCCTGTAGGCATAAGAGCGAGAACGTCACCTCCACTTAGGGCCTGCTCAATAACTTGAGATTGACCTTTTCTAAAGTCACTGTGTCCAAAGACATCTCGAAGTACCAATCGGGCCTGATCCATTGAATATTGAGCGTGTTCAAAGAGAAGCATGCCTTATTTTAAAGCTAAAATTACTTATCGAAAAGACCTACATAGTCGCTTTAACATTGAGAATAAAGGCCATGAATCGAATAATGTCCAACAGCGTTATAAGACCAATAGGAAAGCCCTCTTCATCGGCAACGATAATATTGCGATAGCGGTAGTGAAACATATTGCGAAGAGCGCTACCAATATAGTGCCTCTCACCAAATATGTGAGGACAAGGTGTCATAAAATTCTTTACAGGACTGATGAGACTATAATTTGGAAAGACATCTTTGATAAAGTCTCTCTCTGTAAGAATACCGACAATTTTTGTTTCATAAGACATGACCACAGCACAACCTGTTTTCTTCTCACACATCAACTCAACGACACG from Halobacteriovorax sp. GB3 includes:
- a CDS encoding DUF5329 family protein, whose product is MRIITILIFSLFFMTSALGKTSKLTEEQKIQKLISAISKAKASFERNGSIHSAKEAGDHVSFKYKTATSPLFFFRSDEEITAKNFIDKIASKSSSTGEEYYIIHEESKKREKLGTWLFRKLKEINSSQSAP
- the recQ gene encoding DNA helicase RecQ, with the translated sequence MLLFEHAQYSMDQARLVLRDVFGHSDFRKGQSQVIEQALSGGDVLALMPTGGGKSLCFQVPSLVRKGVGLVVSPLISLMQDQVEALCEMGLKARFLNSTLTYREVLEVEREFVQGELDFLYLSPERLQNSRTIDLLKRHPLSLIAIDEAHCVSKWGHDFRPDYLKLQLLKKHFPDVPMMALTATADKLTQRDIVEELGMGSAKVYFTSFDRPNIQMLIEKRKAWKDQLMDFLDQFDEYDTGIIYCLSRRKVEEVAAYLCEQGINAYPYHAGMSQKIRAKYQEAFSLDEGVIMVATIAFGMGIDRPDVRFVCHLDMPKSIESYYQEIGRAGRDSLESTSLLLYSESDATKLINMMRNNDHGIEYAEHLKEQVETMLSLCETMSCRRQVVLDHFDEVSDEYCGNCDRCLGSLDKEDLFDGTELTIMALSEIYEANQLITSNEVIRRVLQRLNQDSTDKDLYKSWRFILRQMRSSGLIKLDADSHFQLKIRQNALAILRDEKKIYFSRSPFVKVKETRASSSKSAMGRAKTKRKKALIKNNVTDQALFEKLRDLRKKIADRKRIAAYKVFHDTALYEMAQSRPSSPQEFLSINGVGKSKLKKYGDLFMELIEMN
- the cobB gene encoding Sir2 family NAD+-dependent deacetylase, whose translation is MSKKNFTNIVILTGAGISAESGIKTFRDQNGLWENHDILDVATPQGFERDPELVHRFYNLRRAQLLSDEVKPNQAHFALARLEKEFNGQVVIVTQNVDNLHEKAGSKNVLHMHGELLKMRCSKSKQSFSISKDITSARACPCCLEEGNLRPHIVWFGERPFHMNEIQQALSTCDLFLSIGTSGQVYPAAMFVDLAKESLAHTVEFNTNSTDVSDKFDEHRLGKAGVEVEKFVDELLS
- a CDS encoding DnaA/Hda family protein, with protein sequence MGKTKAVGIRKSDVKQVKTEMVQLDLLSYISETVVPTIVGEKKRKVVRKKYPRTSKVNPSAQMDRFCGLVDHSKTFNSFCLGESNRLACHAVRQFLTEGKCEYGVVYIMAMSGLGKSHLLHAAGNELMQQGKSFYISSIDLILDHFKSINELLSYDVLLIDDFDEITLGEKQQSMLCRLIDYAKMGEIKVIICANHLPKHISNVCDKLKARLSSTLIHKIDRLDRKLSRQIVEDKCERLDMVISDDAKDLVADSFDFHVYGLESALYKLKSFYDVYGEPITLETALNELKSLGRVLDRNDNCQKIISRVARDFAIDRDLLTSPMRKKSVTFARHVAMYILKEKNGLNVMRIAEVFNRDHSSVIYGIAKMKQEVQKNPQLLKRIHKLI